The following are encoded in a window of Solidesulfovibrio magneticus RS-1 genomic DNA:
- the flgL gene encoding flagellar hook-associated protein FlgL, translated as MVMRVAQQSIYGSIVRQNNAALSRLMETNLQSSTQKRINAPSDDPNGAALVLQTRCDISQLTQYKRNITSAEGWLTQSDSALTSVSTLITSIKGYAEQGATGSVTEENRGEIASAVRQYFQQLISLANTEYSGQSLFAGQKVDTEAFSEALWMNSNDETFNAAVAASNGGFTLTGSSNSTLLVQFMGTDTAGHQPAFSYSADGGTTWTTGSYNTATTDDPQELNLGGVTMTLDNDALDTVTACADHEDENGTWMWIRPTAVYNGNTNDGVTVIDATNSGATASAAGVFSGNVAVRLDEDCDFSAPFAYSYSTDGGRSWVSGNTSGTPSGTTVSLPVPGGSLTLDSAGTVVSGSQFFIQPSTADISVAISPTDSVTVNGVGKDIFGGVYNGQAVTFEGSVDANLFETVGKLVGYLETNNQQGCQEALDQLTASQEQVLTVAASVGARENRVTAAGVMVDTLAENAGDTLSKTEDADLTELITKLAQQELAYQAVLKSSSTVMNLSLVSYI; from the coding sequence ATGGTCATGCGCGTCGCCCAGCAAAGCATCTACGGCTCCATCGTCCGGCAAAACAATGCCGCCTTGAGCCGGCTCATGGAGACCAATCTCCAGTCGTCCACCCAAAAGCGCATCAACGCGCCCTCCGACGATCCCAACGGCGCGGCCTTGGTGCTCCAGACGCGCTGCGACATCAGCCAGCTCACCCAGTACAAGCGCAACATCACCAGCGCCGAAGGCTGGCTGACCCAGTCCGACAGCGCGCTGACCTCGGTCAGCACGCTCATCACCTCCATCAAGGGCTATGCCGAGCAGGGGGCCACGGGGTCCGTCACCGAGGAGAACCGGGGAGAGATCGCCTCGGCCGTGCGCCAGTATTTCCAGCAGCTCATCTCCCTGGCCAACACCGAGTACAGCGGGCAGTCCCTGTTCGCCGGCCAGAAGGTGGATACCGAAGCCTTCTCCGAGGCCCTGTGGATGAACTCCAACGACGAGACCTTCAATGCGGCGGTCGCCGCTTCCAACGGCGGCTTCACCCTCACCGGCTCCAGCAATTCCACGCTGCTGGTGCAGTTCATGGGCACCGACACCGCCGGACACCAGCCGGCGTTTTCCTACTCCGCCGACGGCGGGACCACCTGGACCACCGGCTCCTACAATACCGCCACCACCGACGATCCCCAGGAACTCAACCTCGGCGGCGTGACCATGACCCTGGACAACGACGCCCTGGACACCGTCACGGCCTGCGCCGACCACGAGGACGAAAACGGCACCTGGATGTGGATCCGGCCCACGGCGGTCTACAACGGCAACACCAACGACGGCGTGACCGTCATCGACGCGACCAACTCCGGGGCCACGGCCTCGGCGGCCGGGGTATTTTCCGGCAACGTCGCCGTGCGTCTGGACGAGGACTGCGATTTCAGCGCGCCCTTTGCCTATTCCTACAGCACCGACGGCGGCCGCTCCTGGGTGTCGGGCAACACCTCGGGCACGCCCAGCGGCACGACGGTGAGCCTGCCCGTGCCCGGCGGCTCGCTGACCCTCGACAGCGCCGGCACCGTGGTTTCCGGCAGCCAGTTTTTCATCCAGCCCAGCACCGCCGACATCAGTGTGGCCATTTCCCCCACGGACTCGGTCACGGTCAACGGCGTGGGCAAGGACATCTTCGGCGGCGTCTACAACGGGCAGGCCGTGACCTTCGAAGGCTCGGTCGATGCCAACCTGTTCGAGACCGTGGGCAAGCTCGTGGGCTACCTCGAAACCAACAACCAGCAGGGTTGCCAGGAAGCCCTGGACCAGCTGACGGCGTCCCAGGAGCAGGTGCTCACCGTGGCCGCCTCGGTTGGCGCGCGGGAAAACCGGGTGACGGCGGCCGGCGTCATGGTCGACACCCTGGCCGAGAACGCTGGGGATACCCTGAGCAAGACCGAGGACGCCGACTTGACCGAGCTCATCACCAAGCTGGCCCAGCAGGAGCTGGCCTATCAGGCCGTGCTCAAGTCCTCGAGTACGGTGATGAACCTGTCCCTGGTCAGCTATATTTAG
- a CDS encoding flagellar basal body P-ring protein FlgI — translation MTAAMPDSLPAMLAVLILAALVLGVVHTAHSARIKDLATVSGMRKNQLVGYGLVVGLSGTGDQRGSDFTVQSIYNMLDKMGVRVDKATLKPKNVAAVMVTAQMPVSSKAGSRLDVTVSSIGDSTSLLGGVLLVTPLKGIDGNIYAIAQGSVLVGGVSAQGAGASVSKNITTVGMVPGGGNIERSVPFAFNDQPDLTLSLRNPDFSTATRLAKRVNESLGQAMATAIDAGTIRLAVPPENQGNLAMLMASIENLDVTPDHRARVVVDEKTGTVVLGQNVQISPVAVTHGNLQIQVQESADVSQPLPFSNGRTVVTPETNIAVNEENRKLKMIEGATLQELVEGLNALGATPRDLISVLRTLEASGALSADLEVN, via the coding sequence ATGACGGCGGCAATGCCGGACAGCCTGCCGGCCATGCTGGCCGTGCTCATCCTGGCCGCCTTGGTGCTTGGCGTGGTCCACACGGCCCACAGCGCCCGCATCAAGGACCTGGCCACGGTGTCGGGCATGCGCAAGAACCAGCTCGTGGGCTACGGCCTGGTGGTCGGGCTTTCCGGCACCGGCGACCAGCGCGGCTCGGATTTCACGGTCCAGTCCATCTACAACATGCTCGACAAGATGGGCGTGCGGGTGGACAAGGCGACGCTCAAGCCCAAAAACGTGGCCGCGGTCATGGTCACGGCCCAGATGCCGGTGTCGTCCAAGGCCGGCAGCCGGCTCGACGTCACGGTGTCGTCGATTGGCGACTCCACGAGCTTGCTTGGCGGCGTGCTGCTGGTGACGCCCTTAAAGGGCATTGACGGCAACATCTACGCCATCGCCCAGGGGTCGGTGCTGGTCGGCGGCGTGTCGGCCCAGGGGGCCGGGGCGTCGGTGTCCAAAAACATCACCACCGTGGGCATGGTGCCCGGCGGCGGCAACATCGAACGCAGCGTGCCCTTTGCCTTCAACGACCAGCCCGATCTGACCCTGTCGCTGCGCAATCCCGACTTTTCCACGGCCACCCGGCTGGCCAAGCGGGTCAACGAATCCCTGGGCCAGGCCATGGCCACGGCCATCGACGCCGGCACCATCAGGTTGGCCGTGCCGCCGGAAAACCAGGGCAACCTGGCCATGCTCATGGCTTCCATCGAAAATCTCGACGTCACCCCGGACCACCGGGCCAGGGTGGTGGTGGACGAAAAGACCGGCACGGTGGTGCTGGGCCAAAACGTCCAGATTTCGCCGGTGGCCGTCACCCACGGCAACCTCCAGATCCAGGTCCAGGAATCGGCCGACGTGTCCCAGCCGTTGCCGTTCTCCAACGGCCGCACCGTGGTCACGCCCGAGACCAATATCGCGGTCAACGAGGAGAACAGGAAGCTCAAGATGATCGAGGGCGCGACCCTGCAAGAACTGGTCGAAGGGTTAAACGCCCTGGGGGCCACGCCGCGCGACCTCATCAGCGTCCTGCGCACCTTGGAAGCCTCGGGGGCGCTCTCGGCCGACCTCGAAGTCAACTAG
- a CDS encoding peptidoglycan DD-metalloendopeptidase family protein: MSVPEGMADVAATASLHSDVAQKLEIDALRQTLSGGKDKEAKLREACQGFESVFISKLFSQMRATVPKDGLLRGQYEDQYYSMFDKAMCDKMAEAGGIGLADMMYRQLKGKVLGGGEKAGIGDVLPANRPTGTHGLGVASSNLTVTDATLPRGGRPVQAQQLSPAVAAALARPGAAAHGQSAMPALSPAHEPAEGSRQNDDGLAEAQAARPMAAPTRGDITSDYGWRTDPFKGGKAWHAGMDIAAAEGDPVAACWDGVVTYAGTKGGYGNVVEVEHPGGWKSVYGHLRGYAVRPGDSVQAGGKIAEVGSTGRSTGPHLHFELRRGGDTVDPHGLLAVSGVLQGPL, translated from the coding sequence ATGAGCGTTCCCGAGGGCATGGCCGATGTGGCCGCCACCGCCTCTTTGCACAGCGACGTCGCGCAGAAGCTCGAGATCGACGCCCTGCGCCAGACGCTTTCCGGCGGCAAGGACAAGGAAGCCAAGCTGCGCGAGGCCTGCCAGGGCTTTGAGTCGGTGTTCATCTCCAAGCTGTTTTCCCAGATGCGGGCCACGGTCCCCAAGGACGGGCTTTTGCGCGGCCAGTACGAGGACCAGTATTATTCCATGTTCGACAAGGCCATGTGCGACAAGATGGCCGAGGCCGGCGGCATTGGGCTGGCCGACATGATGTACCGCCAGCTCAAGGGCAAGGTGCTTGGCGGCGGCGAGAAGGCGGGCATCGGCGACGTGTTGCCGGCCAACCGGCCGACGGGAACCCATGGCCTGGGCGTGGCTTCGTCCAATCTGACCGTCACGGACGCGACCCTGCCGCGCGGCGGCCGGCCGGTCCAGGCGCAACAGCTTTCGCCGGCCGTGGCGGCGGCCCTGGCCCGGCCCGGGGCGGCGGCCCATGGCCAGTCGGCCATGCCGGCGCTGAGCCCGGCCCACGAGCCGGCCGAAGGCAGCCGTCAAAACGATGACGGACTGGCCGAGGCCCAGGCGGCCCGGCCCATGGCCGCGCCGACCCGGGGCGACATCACCTCCGATTACGGCTGGCGCACCGATCCCTTCAAGGGCGGCAAGGCTTGGCACGCCGGCATGGACATCGCCGCGGCCGAGGGCGATCCGGTGGCCGCCTGCTGGGACGGCGTCGTCACTTATGCCGGAACCAAGGGCGGCTATGGCAACGTGGTGGAGGTGGAGCATCCCGGCGGCTGGAAGAGCGTGTACGGCCATTTGCGCGGTTACGCGGTGCGGCCGGGCGACAGCGTCCAGGCTGGCGGAAAAATTGCAGAGGTAGGAAGCACCGGACGCTCCACCGGGCCGCATTTGCACTTCGAACTGCGCCGGGGCGGCGACACGGTGGACCCCCATGGCCTGCTGGCCGTTTCGGGAGTCCTGCAGGGACCGCTTTAA
- the csrA gene encoding carbon storage regulator CsrA, giving the protein MLILTRRPGESLHLGDHIKITVLGVQGKQIKIGLEVPDDMQVYREEVYLRVLEQNRQALCAMDSDVLAAAKLWPKKTNE; this is encoded by the coding sequence ATGCTCATCTTGACCCGGAGGCCGGGCGAAAGCCTGCACCTCGGAGACCATATCAAGATCACCGTCCTGGGAGTCCAGGGCAAGCAGATCAAGATCGGGCTGGAAGTGCCCGACGACATGCAGGTGTATCGCGAAGAGGTTTATCTGCGGGTGCTTGAACAGAATCGGCAGGCGCTTTGCGCCATGGATTCCGATGTCCTGGCGGCGGCGAAGTTATGGCCAAAAAAAACGAACGAATAG
- the flgK gene encoding flagellar hook-associated protein FlgK — protein sequence MSGITSLLSMGAGALRANQAALQVTGNNISNVDTEGYSRQSVVLKDGQYVNTFTGQVGTGVVAQEVVRAHDKFVEAQYLTKVSARDRYQTLYNGLQSVQNLVNESNTDGLNTSLSTFFDDWGDLTTNPESAAVRQTLVDDTETLLSTLRSEADSMRQLEDQADQSIAAGVDKLNELAKDIADLNNQINQTQIDGKSNPNNLYDLRDVKLREMAGLVDINVIDNGKGDITVYTTAGQTVVDGVVAFDFKFEQGQTVRQLSPTSLGPPVSDVQAYYDGADNDEYTLKVVSGGAVGGGAAFQVSLDGGRTWLTNDDGTTAVYQAEAEGSKVRVGDLDIWFANVDDPDTPAADNLNVGDTFTLVPKKALYWYTTAGTAENITPQQYADGTDNTRRLTGGALAGAFLFRDEELGEFQDTLDAFAKSMVWEVNRIHSQGAGLTNFSTVLGTNAVSLTNVALDSRSSGLDFGDRLQSGAFMLYAYDANGNLAVDGSGNPVQASIAFTPGVTTLDDLVTAIDNAFSPPAFSDTYLDASISNNRLSISGVNGRTFQFGDDSSGVLAALGVNTFLTGSRASDVAVNDVVGTDLNRINAGHVGADGLVAVGDNLTAKAMTELENTAISFYVAGKTTVNQTLTDNYASLVSKIGSDTAAASYQATYQAALAAELNEQQLSTSGVNLDEELTNMIKFQHSYQAAAKLVSTANSMFETVLGLKN from the coding sequence ATGTCCGGCATCACTTCCCTGCTGTCCATGGGGGCAGGGGCCCTTCGCGCCAACCAGGCGGCCTTGCAGGTCACCGGCAACAACATTTCCAATGTTGACACCGAGGGCTACAGCCGCCAGTCGGTGGTGCTCAAGGACGGCCAGTACGTCAACACGTTCACCGGCCAGGTCGGCACCGGCGTGGTGGCCCAGGAAGTGGTGCGCGCCCATGACAAGTTCGTCGAGGCCCAATACCTGACCAAGGTGTCGGCCCGGGACCGCTACCAGACCCTCTACAACGGCCTGCAAAGCGTGCAGAATCTCGTCAACGAGTCCAACACCGATGGGCTCAACACGTCGCTGAGCACCTTTTTCGACGACTGGGGCGACCTGACCACCAATCCGGAAAGCGCCGCCGTGCGCCAGACCCTGGTGGACGACACCGAGACCCTGCTCAGCACCCTGCGCTCCGAGGCCGATTCCATGCGGCAGCTCGAAGATCAGGCCGATCAAAGCATCGCCGCCGGCGTGGACAAGCTCAACGAACTGGCCAAGGACATTGCCGACCTCAACAACCAGATCAACCAGACCCAGATCGACGGTAAGAGCAATCCCAACAATCTCTACGACCTGCGTGACGTCAAGCTGCGCGAGATGGCGGGCCTTGTCGATATCAACGTGATCGATAACGGCAAGGGCGACATCACGGTCTACACTACGGCTGGACAGACCGTGGTGGACGGGGTGGTGGCCTTTGACTTCAAGTTCGAGCAGGGCCAGACCGTGCGCCAGCTTTCGCCCACGTCCCTTGGCCCTCCCGTCAGCGACGTCCAGGCCTACTACGACGGCGCCGACAACGACGAATACACCCTCAAGGTGGTGTCGGGCGGAGCCGTGGGCGGAGGCGCGGCCTTCCAGGTGTCCCTGGACGGCGGCCGCACCTGGTTGACCAACGACGACGGCACGACGGCGGTCTATCAGGCCGAGGCCGAGGGCTCCAAGGTCCGGGTTGGCGACCTCGACATCTGGTTCGCCAATGTTGACGACCCAGACACCCCGGCGGCCGACAACCTCAATGTCGGCGACACCTTCACCCTGGTCCCGAAAAAGGCCTTGTACTGGTACACCACGGCCGGCACGGCCGAGAACATCACCCCCCAGCAGTACGCCGACGGCACGGACAACACCCGGCGTCTCACCGGGGGGGCGCTGGCCGGCGCGTTCCTGTTCCGCGACGAGGAGCTCGGCGAGTTTCAGGACACCCTCGACGCCTTTGCCAAGAGCATGGTCTGGGAAGTCAACCGCATCCATTCCCAGGGCGCGGGCCTGACGAATTTCAGTACGGTCCTGGGGACCAACGCCGTTTCGTTGACGAACGTGGCGCTTGATTCCCGGTCTTCGGGCTTGGATTTTGGCGACAGGCTCCAGTCCGGCGCGTTCATGCTGTATGCGTACGACGCCAACGGCAATCTCGCCGTGGACGGCAGCGGCAACCCGGTCCAGGCGTCCATCGCCTTCACCCCCGGGGTCACGACCCTGGATGATCTGGTCACGGCGATAGACAACGCGTTTTCTCCGCCAGCCTTTTCCGACACCTATCTCGACGCGTCCATCAGCAACAACCGCCTGTCCATCAGCGGGGTCAACGGGCGTACCTTCCAGTTCGGCGACGATTCCTCGGGTGTTTTGGCCGCCCTTGGCGTCAACACGTTTCTCACCGGCTCCCGGGCTTCGGACGTGGCCGTCAACGATGTCGTCGGCACCGACCTCAATCGGATCAACGCCGGCCACGTGGGCGCGGACGGGCTGGTGGCCGTGGGCGACAACCTCACGGCCAAGGCCATGACCGAACTGGAAAACACCGCCATTTCCTTTTATGTCGCCGGCAAGACCACGGTGAACCAGACGCTTACCGACAATTACGCCTCCCTGGTGTCCAAGATCGGTTCGGACACCGCCGCCGCCTCGTACCAGGCCACCTACCAGGCGGCCTTGGCCGCCGAGCTCAACGAGCAGCAGCTCTCGACTTCCGGCGTCAATCTCGATGAGGAACTGACCAACATGATCAAGTTCCAGCATTCCTACCAGGCCGCGGCCAAGCTCGTCAGCACCGCCAATTCGATGTTCGAGACAGTCCTGGGGCTCAAAAACTAG
- the flgG gene encoding flagellar basal-body rod protein FlgG: MMRSLWTASTGMVAMQMQIDTMSNNLANVNTVGFKKSRAEFEDLMYQTLQVAGTETVGGNRLPTGLQVGLGVKPTTVHKFFTQGDMQNTGNQLDIAIQGEGFFKVDVNGRELYTRAGSFKLNQDGTIVTANGYPLQPAFSVPTETKTITITENGHLSCLDANSAELAATDIPLYTFINNAGLTAEGRNLYSTSQASGAANEVTPGNQNAGTLAQGFLEMSNVELVDEMVGLIVGQRAYEANSKSITTADGMLQTAVNIKR; this comes from the coding sequence ATGATGCGATCATTGTGGACGGCCTCCACCGGTATGGTGGCCATGCAGATGCAAATCGACACCATGTCCAACAACCTGGCCAACGTGAACACCGTAGGCTTTAAAAAGAGCCGGGCCGAGTTCGAGGACCTCATGTACCAGACCTTACAGGTGGCCGGCACCGAGACCGTGGGCGGCAACCGCCTGCCCACCGGCCTTCAGGTCGGCTTGGGCGTCAAGCCGACGACGGTGCACAAGTTCTTCACCCAAGGCGACATGCAAAACACCGGCAACCAGCTCGACATCGCCATCCAGGGCGAGGGCTTTTTCAAGGTCGACGTCAACGGCCGCGAGCTCTATACCCGGGCCGGTTCGTTCAAGCTCAACCAGGACGGCACCATCGTCACGGCCAATGGCTATCCGCTCCAGCCGGCCTTTTCCGTGCCCACCGAAACCAAGACCATCACCATCACCGAAAACGGCCACCTGTCCTGCCTCGACGCCAACAGCGCCGAGCTGGCCGCCACCGACATCCCGCTCTACACGTTTATCAACAATGCCGGCCTGACCGCCGAAGGCCGCAACCTCTATTCCACCAGCCAGGCTTCGGGCGCGGCCAACGAGGTCACTCCCGGCAACCAGAACGCCGGCACCCTGGCCCAGGGGTTCCTGGAAATGTCCAACGTGGAGCTCGTGGACGAAATGGTCGGCCTCATTGTCGGCCAGCGCGCCTACGAGGCCAACTCCAAGTCCATCACCACGGCCGACGGCATGTTGCAGACCGCCGTCAACATCAAGCGTTAA
- the flgA gene encoding flagellar basal body P-ring formation chaperone FlgA yields the protein MKRRAITIFAVAVLAAAWLLAALPAGAGLWRIAVREAATAAGERVLLSEIAEPSGEFPADAWAVLGATPLWYAPEAVGRVSVIPSAKVMEGLRYYLRDAPVEYALPSQLTVRRGGRVVSGQELRAMAVETLTPKVAALGAEAKLLSVSAPEHLFIDDNASVGVEAAELQPGRTTFRYVVTGPGARILQQAPAEAVVEHFGRVPVAIKNILPKDGAAMEQIAYVYERRNLAGIKGRVFEPGDGQWRARKGVGTGQVLMADDMEPMPLIVRGDQVKLIYQGRAVRLTMLAEAMTDGAPGGKITVKNSKFAKEITGLVKDKTTVVVQ from the coding sequence ATGAAACGCCGCGCCATCACCATTTTCGCCGTCGCCGTCCTGGCCGCCGCCTGGCTCCTGGCCGCCCTGCCGGCTGGGGCCGGATTGTGGCGGATCGCCGTGCGCGAGGCGGCCACGGCCGCCGGCGAGCGGGTGCTGTTGTCCGAAATCGCCGAACCTTCCGGCGAATTCCCGGCCGACGCCTGGGCCGTGCTCGGGGCCACGCCCCTGTGGTACGCCCCGGAGGCCGTGGGCCGCGTATCCGTCATCCCTTCGGCCAAGGTCATGGAAGGGCTGCGCTATTACCTGCGCGACGCGCCGGTGGAATACGCCCTGCCAAGCCAGCTGACCGTACGGCGGGGGGGGCGGGTGGTCTCCGGCCAGGAGCTGCGGGCCATGGCCGTCGAAACCTTGACGCCCAAGGTCGCGGCCCTGGGGGCCGAGGCCAAGCTCTTGTCGGTTTCCGCCCCGGAGCATCTTTTCATCGACGACAACGCCAGCGTCGGCGTTGAGGCCGCCGAACTCCAGCCCGGCCGCACGACCTTTCGCTACGTGGTGACCGGACCCGGGGCAAGGATCTTGCAACAAGCCCCGGCAGAGGCCGTGGTCGAACATTTCGGCCGGGTGCCGGTGGCCATCAAGAACATTCTGCCCAAGGACGGCGCCGCCATGGAACAGATCGCCTACGTCTACGAACGCCGCAACCTGGCCGGGATCAAGGGCCGGGTGTTCGAGCCGGGCGACGGGCAATGGCGGGCCAGAAAGGGCGTGGGCACGGGACAGGTCCTCATGGCCGACGACATGGAACCCATGCCGCTTATCGTCCGGGGCGATCAGGTCAAGCTCATCTACCAGGGCCGGGCTGTGCGCCTGACCATGCTGGCCGAGGCCATGACCGACGGCGCGCCAGGCGGCAAGATCACCGTGAAAAACAGCAAGTTCGCCAAGGAAATCACCGGCCTCGTCAAGGACAAGACGACGGTGGTGGTGCAGTAG
- the flgN gene encoding flagellar export chaperone FlgN, whose protein sequence is MKGQILANLRRQLGAVALLESLLAEEFSHLSTRQPAAVASVEFSIQELLRQITAERHSLHALYAALDPQAKRLADLVGQLDPQTREAALGLYEAIEKTEQRSAKQASRNYAMALGLYDVTKSSLDNLQKLMTPKKGVYGARGRMASATPPPGMISGRL, encoded by the coding sequence ATGAAGGGTCAGATACTTGCGAACCTGCGCCGGCAGCTTGGAGCCGTCGCCCTCCTGGAAAGCCTTCTGGCGGAAGAATTTTCCCATCTTTCCACGCGCCAGCCCGCGGCGGTAGCCTCGGTGGAATTTTCCATCCAGGAGTTGCTGCGCCAGATCACGGCGGAGCGCCACAGCCTCCACGCCCTGTACGCCGCCCTGGACCCCCAGGCCAAGCGGTTGGCCGATCTGGTCGGACAGCTCGACCCCCAGACCCGGGAGGCGGCCCTGGGCCTTTATGAGGCCATCGAAAAGACCGAGCAGCGCTCGGCCAAGCAGGCCTCGCGCAACTATGCCATGGCTCTTGGGCTGTATGACGTGACCAAGTCGAGCCTGGACAACCTGCAAAAGCTCATGACCCCGAAAAAGGGCGTCTACGGGGCCAGGGGCCGCATGGCCTCGGCCACGCCGCCTCCGGGCATGATCAGCGGGAGGCTCTGA
- a CDS encoding flagellar basal body L-ring protein FlgH gives MRRTPLIPLALIAAAVVGCAPATKQAAPAPQMTPPVAKAPPPADNPGSIYSQSQPTFLFDDTRARRIGDILTVNIVDTSKSDLKAETKNDRTASNELGVQNYFSNKNVAGNLSGQLGGPNFGMNGLIGSDPIVKTNTAQKFQSKGETKRESAVTASIGARIVNILPGGVMQVEGARQTRVNDENQIIVIKGLVRPIDIGPNNTVLSTMLADCQIEYYGEGDLADRQKSGWLTRILDNVWPF, from the coding sequence ATGAGACGCACACCGCTTATCCCCCTGGCCCTTATCGCCGCCGCCGTGGTCGGCTGCGCGCCGGCCACCAAGCAGGCCGCCCCGGCTCCCCAGATGACGCCGCCCGTGGCCAAGGCGCCGCCGCCGGCCGACAACCCCGGCTCCATCTACAGCCAAAGCCAGCCCACCTTCCTTTTCGACGACACCCGGGCCCGGCGCATCGGCGACATCCTGACCGTCAACATCGTGGACACCTCCAAGTCCGACCTCAAGGCCGAGACCAAAAACGACCGCACGGCCAGCAACGAACTCGGGGTGCAGAACTATTTCAGCAACAAAAACGTGGCCGGCAACCTGTCCGGCCAGCTCGGCGGCCCCAACTTCGGCATGAACGGGCTTATCGGCAGCGACCCCATCGTCAAGACCAACACGGCCCAGAAGTTCCAGAGCAAGGGCGAGACCAAGCGCGAATCGGCCGTCACCGCCTCCATCGGCGCGCGCATCGTCAACATCCTGCCCGGCGGGGTGATGCAGGTCGAAGGGGCGCGCCAGACGCGGGTCAACGACGAAAACCAGATCATCGTCATCAAGGGGTTGGTGCGGCCCATCGACATCGGCCCCAACAACACCGTGCTGTCGACCATGCTGGCCGACTGCCAGATCGAATACTACGGCGAGGGCGACCTGGCCGACCGCCAGAAGAGCGGCTGGCTTACCCGCATCCTGGACAACGTCTGGCCGTTCTAA